The DNA sequence AAGAAAGTAAATTCTAAAAATAATGAGTTGGGTCGAAAGATTATTCACATTGGTACAGGTCCTGTAGTGCTATTAGCATGGTGGCTAAAAATCCCTGCGAATGTTGCGATTTTATTTGCAAGTCTTATCACGATTTCCCTTGTGATTAACTATCAAACTAATTGGATCTCAACCCTGGAAAATGTAAAACGCAAAAGCTATGGAACAGTAGCCTATGGATTGAGTATAACAATTTTACTAATTTTATTTTGGTCCAAAAACCCTGCAGCCGTTTGTGCAGGCGTTATGGTTATGGCTTTTGGAGATGGTCTTGCAGGTTTAATAGGTCAGCAATTTAAGTCGCCAGTGTGGAGAGTCCTCGATCAACAAAAATCAT is a window from the Prochlorococcus marinus str. MIT 9211 genome containing:
- a CDS encoding diacylglycerol/polyprenol kinase family protein; the encoded protein is MSILIPLLIIGGWLSLVLLSSLLSKKVNSKNNELGRKIIHIGTGPVVLLAWWLKIPANVAILFASLITISLVINYQTNWISTLENVKRKSYGTVAYGLSITILLILFWSKNPAAVCAGVMVMAFGDGLAGLIGQQFKSPVWRVLDQQKSLIGTLTMGCIGLIVLFSISMMQEIHLEPIQILAISLIAVGLEQISPYGIDNLTVPISVAVGWDVMTHALQAMPS